A region of the Mangifera indica cultivar Alphonso chromosome 10, CATAS_Mindica_2.1, whole genome shotgun sequence genome:
ATGAAGGACTTAGCAATATGCCCCAACCTTGACGAGGGCAACAGTGATGAGCCAAGAATTCCCAAATAACGCAATTGGATTCGGAAAGCAAGTGTCTTGGTTAAAGCATCCGGAAGCTTTTGTTGCTTCTTGTGCCGATGAACCATAAGTCATAATACCCATAAACCGATTAACATTTAACAATTCCCAAGTGGAAATCATAAACTGATTtcatcaatagaaaaaaaaaaaccagccAGAATGCTGTCAAAGGACATTTCTCCAAAATAAGGTACATTATCGACCAATGACAATTGTTTCCCTTTTTGTTTCAATGATTGCATTTGCAAATCCCATTGAAGTAACAAATTATGAGTCGTGACACCAGTAATTCAGCCACAAATATAACACTCGTTgggaaacaaacaaaaaataatgtatcatgTCTATGGAATAGCTTATTTCTTCCtcaaattggaaaaaagaaTAACACCTTCTTCAGGTTACTCCATTGCCAATGATAATTAATCCACCAATTTCACATCTGACAAAGCAATATTTCCGGTTCAGGTCCTCCCAGAAACTCGGGGGATGCTAATTGACAACATCAAGGACAAGTTTGCGGGACTTGAGGACTGACCACTTCAAGCGCCGGTAATAAGCAGCTTGAAGTAATGCCAGTGATAGTACAAATATCCATTTAAAACCCATCTGTGTTAGAAGGCATAAAATGTCAGGAATAattcaatatcaaataatatttgttCGACAGTGACttgatttaaaaacaaatgtacCAGCTTCCTCTCTTCCATTTCTGGTTCTGCTGCCCATGTTAAAAATGACACAACATCCTTCCCCATCTACAACACAATGAAAACAAGAGTAGAACACCGAGCTTTGTACCACAGAAATATCTACACAGTAAGCTTACAGCTAAGAACATCTACCAGAACCTAAAGCATTACATTTTAGAAGATAAACCAACCTGAGATTCAGTTGCAGGGGTACCATCTTCATACTCAACAGCACCATCGATAAGCATTTTAGGCATAGCAATGGCTCCCCCTGGAAAGTAAGGATTATAGTGCAATCCTTCTCGGATCTACAATAGCAATTGTAAATTTTAGCCAAAAAACAAGTGAAGATCTCAGCAGCAAAGAAGATGAAACCTCAATAAATATGATCAGACACAAGATAAAATTTAGTTGCACTCAACTGTTAAATAAGTAGTTTTATAAAAAGATATAGGTACATAGTTTAACGAGTAGATATGAAcacctttaagtttgaaagaaCTTTTATGATCGAGGCAGattaaaattacccaaaaaagataaaaagtaagAAAACAGCCAGAACTGTATTGTACAAACAAGACAGCAAACAGGAACAGCCAACTGAGCAATAGTGTGCCTTGTATTCATCTGGTAGaccacaaaaataaagaaacaaaatattgttGGAGAAGAAATTTTCTCTGGTTGTGATAGATGAGTGAACTTAAAATATctgcataaaaaaataacatggAGGTCCGTGCTAGTCAACATTATAGCATCTGAAAGAGCAACCATAAAAGATAGAACCAACAGAAAGAAAACTTCAatgaaccaaaaacaaaaatcacaaCAGGGAAAATTCCTGCTGGCTTTGACACATCCTTGTTTTCTGTTCCCCTTGCACTATGTATGGAGAATTCCACAAAAGCATAATTTAAATGCCACAAGCCAACTATGAAAGCAGGGAAATCACGTTAAAGAGACTTGGAAGCAGAATTTACCATAACACCAGCAGGAGGATCACAGTAACCAGTTAAAAGAGCAAACACATAATTCTGACCATTGTGTCGAGCCTGCaaagaaaaatagtaaatttttcCTAGATAGGTAATTACGGCTTTTATGGTTAAATATAAGAAGATAGTAATTACCTTGGTAATAAGACTCAAATCTGGAGGATATGCCCCTCCATTTGCAAACCTAGCAGCCTGTTCATTGGCATATGGCTGAGGAAAACGATCACTGAGTTTACCAGGACGAGTAAACATCTCACCCTCATCATTAGGTCCATCAACCACCTCAATCTCAGCTGCCATTGCCTTTGTCTCCTCTTCTGTATATGCAACTCCCACCAAATCACGGTATGATATTAGTGACATAGAATGGCAAGATGCACATACTTGCTGGTAAACCTGGTGACCACGGCGAATCCTAAACACTCAAAATTGATCACAAAAATTACGACATGTAGTAGCATCAAACTAAATGCAACTAGCAACTAAGCAACaaatcaaatcacaatttttctGATGAAAGATTCTAAAAAGACAGATTTGAGCTttcctctccctctctctctatacatacacacatagaTATTAAATGTTTCCTTTTTACCCATACAGTGGAGGACCAGCAGCTACAATTATAGTATATGTAGTGTCACACAATTTGTCAGCAACATCAACATGCCTTCCAAACAACGTGTAAactaaaagaataaataaagacACTCTCACTTAGAGTCACTACAAGCAACAGACAGAGACTAAACAGTATGTGAAACTAGATATTGGAGATAggataaagttaaaaaatttaattaataataaaaacagatAATAgggaacaagaaaaaaaaaatgatattgaatCAGGTTCCATAACACCAGAATCACACCTTTTTTAAGTCAACTTGAATTGCaagttcaataaaaaattttacaactaAAAGGGGGCCATAAACTCACGAAGCATGGTCATATGAACTAAGAATGCCCTCATGAGGCCAAGGATAGCTCGGACATGCCAAACCATGTTCAGCTTCATCAGCAGATGCTACTGCTGCAAAACTAAAAAACCCTGAAACACCAGCTCCAAGGAGTGCAAATGCCCTTAGGGACTTCATACTCACGGATCCACCATCTTCATGAAATTTCTTTGAAGCGAAAAAAGATAAAGCAGGTAACCCCTGCAAGACACATATGTAAACTATTAGGTATAGAAACAaccattaaatatttattctacCTAGTTTCAATGTATAAAGGTGCAACTAAATAATGCTGCAGTACTGCAAACAGAATTGAGAAGCATGACTTCGAGTTGGAAATAATCTCAAACATTTAAGCATAATATCATTCATTATAAAAGCAggagataaaatataaaataaaagcattATTAGTTTCCAGACTCAATATAGTAGAGCACACATAATAGTAAGAACTGCACTTACAGGAGAGTGAGACTGAAGTTTCCTCCTTAGGAGCTGGTGGATAACTCCTCCTCCAGCCATTTCAACAAACAGACCTATCAATTAATTCACTGTGACaggaaaaagaataattaaaaattcattccAACACGGATACACAAAAAGTTCAAAGTTTTGCAGAATCTCAAGCTGCATCGCTGTATTATGCAAGACAGAAGAAATATGTGCTCATATACACAGATTACAACactaattttcaaacaaaattttcttttacgGTTAATATAAACagccatttttttaaataatagaagTTGTAGACATTTAAAGTAATAATCTTTGAATGAATGAAATTACATCTAAAATATGCCATTTCCAAGATGAATTAATTCAATATTCCAAATGTAATATTAAGTGATCAATATGGATTGatcatcatatcaaaatttagtCATACAATTTGTTTAGAAATTGTGATGTCATTAACCCAATATAGAGTGGGCAAACAGAGCTCACTTTATGGTGAGCGATTCTGCCATATAGCACTTCATGTAAACTACACCCAAgtgaaaaactttaaaaacaccATATTTGGAACACAGAACCATGTGACAGCATCACTCCCACTTACTTGAAGTTTTTTAATCAAGCAACAGATTAACTTCAAAAGGCAACGTTAAACAGGCAACATGTTGAAAAACAATTCACACAGTCAGCATCATCAAGAAGAATACTGTTCAATCAGTAAACTATTCTAAACACTCTTCCAAGGGTCATATTGTCGGTGAACAAGATTTTAAGTTACAGACCTCAGAGTTCATAATAAAAATCCAGATATTAACAATTGGTTCTAATAATAACATTTCTAAAACATTATAACACAGAAGAGTTAACAGAATCTAATCAAATTACATGAatccaataataataaaaaattaaaaataaaataaaataaaaagagggcATAAATTTATTGACACGCTACATATTCACATTAACCTAAAAGTGAGGTTCTTCTGAACAAGATAAAAACAACAGCCCTAACGGAGAGCAGAGCGAAGAAcataaaatgaaagagaaagcCCAAAAGAACAAGAGAACTCACGAGATGACAGAAGAAAACTAGGTCGACCTTGGAGATAATGAACAAAGGAGAAGGCGCAGCTAATAGAGAGATCCGAGTGTGACAACATACGCTGCCATTACCACTAACCATATACTTTCATTTGGGCTTCGGCTTTGGCCCAACTCTCCTAACAGGCTAAACTTGTCTTTTGCACACTCAAATGGTTTCCTTACTATTTTAGGCTAGGTAAGATGGGAGTCCTCTGAGGAGAAAGCAAAACCAAGCCCATCTCAAACCTTGGACTTCCTTTTAGGGCTGGCAAGTGTACATTAACTatacatgtatttatttttcctgTGTGAGGTGATTAATATCAATTCG
Encoded here:
- the LOC123228402 gene encoding cytochrome c1-2, heme protein, mitochondrial isoform X2, which codes for MAGGGVIHQLLRRKLQSHSPKFHEDGGSVSMKSLRAFALLGAGVSGFFSFAAVASADEAEHGLACPSYPWPHEGILSSYDHASIRRGHQVYQQVCASCHSMSLISYRDLVGVAYTEEETKAMAAEIEVVDGPNDEGEMFTRPGKLSDRFPQPYANEQAARFANGGAYPPDLSLITKARHNGQNYVFALLTGYCDPPAGVMIREGLHYNPYFPGGAIAMPKMLIDGAVEYEDGTPATESQMGKDVVSFLTWAAEPEMEERKLMGFKWIFVLSLALLQAAYYRRLKWSVLKSRKLVLDVVN
- the LOC123228402 gene encoding cytochrome c1-2, heme protein, mitochondrial isoform X1 translates to MAGGGVIHQLLRRKLQSHSPGLPALSFFASKKFHEDGGSVSMKSLRAFALLGAGVSGFFSFAAVASADEAEHGLACPSYPWPHEGILSSYDHASIRRGHQVYQQVCASCHSMSLISYRDLVGVAYTEEETKAMAAEIEVVDGPNDEGEMFTRPGKLSDRFPQPYANEQAARFANGGAYPPDLSLITKARHNGQNYVFALLTGYCDPPAGVMIREGLHYNPYFPGGAIAMPKMLIDGAVEYEDGTPATESQMGKDVVSFLTWAAEPEMEERKLMGFKWIFVLSLALLQAAYYRRLKWSVLKSRKLVLDVVN